One segment of Acidianus sp. HS-5 DNA contains the following:
- the fdhF gene encoding formate dehydrogenase subunit alpha, with amino-acid sequence MKLMSLKVFLDNTEINANEGETILHLLKTRGIYIPHICYNEGLAPLQSCDTCLVEVDGKLARACSTKVQKGMRISVNSRKAIENRKKAVERILRYHKLYCTICENNNGDCSLHEAVLKLNINSQNYVEKPYPLDDSGPFYVYDPSQCILCGRCVEACQDFAVNEVIWINWDLNPPRVVWDSADNKIGDSSCVNCGTCVTVCPVNALMEKSMLGEAGFFTWIKKDVKKKIIDSLGKAEEDFSLLMTFSEIEAKARETQIKKTKTVCPYCGVGCSFEVWTKERKILKVEPKPESPANGILTCVKGKFGLEFVNSSERLTKPLIREGDHFREASWSEAIEHIAKKLREIKEKYGPDSIGFIASDKMSNEEAYLLQKLARAVIGTNNVDNSARYCQSPATVGLWRTVGIGADSGTIKDITEYSDLIIIVGHNTTESHPVIGSKIKRAQKIRGAKVVVIDVRKHEMAERADLFIRPKPGTDAAVIAGVVNYIISQSWEDEKFIKERVKGFEEFKESIKGFTLDYVESISGVPKEQIIKLAEMIHEAKSVTALWGMGVTQHLGGADTSTIISDLLLITGNYGKPGSGAFPMRGHNNVQGVSDFGCLPVYLPGYQKFDKLSKFEEAWKAKLNPSPGLQIPQMIEGVLEGKTHALYIVGEDTVMVDCGTPLTREALEKVDFLVVQDMFMTETAKLADVVLPAAASLEKDGTFVNTERRIQRFYKAMDPLGESKPDWEIIQMVANALGANWNYKHPSEIMDEIARVCPIFAGVNYSRLEEFRSLLWPVDEVDTPLLYTKSFATEDGKAILYPIGWKPPALKDEVHKITVNTGRVLEHFHVGNMTRRVEGLRRRVPETFVEISKELAEKYSIKNGDLILVKSKFGGEIKAKALISERVSGDEIFIPLYASEPSKGVNNLTGVVIDKASGTPGYKDTPVMIEKVEEGRGTAPLPSDNWRFHVNERRKQMGIEVDKKWKRKEFKPLTS; translated from the coding sequence ATTAAACTCATGTCTCTCAAGGTATTTCTCGACAATACAGAAATTAACGCTAACGAAGGAGAGACAATACTTCACCTACTAAAAACGCGAGGGATTTATATACCTCACATATGTTACAATGAAGGATTAGCACCCCTGCAAAGCTGTGACACTTGCTTGGTAGAAGTTGATGGAAAACTGGCAAGGGCTTGCTCAACTAAAGTTCAGAAAGGAATGAGGATTTCAGTAAACTCTAGAAAAGCAATAGAAAACAGAAAGAAGGCAGTAGAAAGAATACTTAGATACCATAAATTATACTGTACAATATGCGAGAACAACAATGGGGACTGCTCTCTCCACGAGGCTGTACTGAAGCTTAACATAAATTCTCAAAACTATGTAGAAAAGCCTTATCCTTTGGACGACTCAGGCCCGTTTTACGTCTACGACCCTTCCCAATGCATCCTTTGCGGTAGGTGTGTAGAAGCTTGCCAAGATTTTGCAGTAAATGAAGTTATATGGATAAATTGGGACCTGAACCCTCCGAGAGTAGTATGGGACTCCGCAGACAATAAGATAGGTGACTCCTCATGCGTTAACTGCGGTACTTGTGTTACAGTTTGTCCGGTTAATGCATTAATGGAGAAGAGTATGCTGGGTGAGGCAGGCTTCTTTACCTGGATAAAGAAAGACGTTAAGAAAAAGATAATAGACTCGCTGGGCAAAGCTGAGGAGGACTTCAGTTTACTAATGACTTTCAGCGAGATAGAAGCAAAGGCTAGAGAAACCCAGATAAAGAAGACAAAGACAGTTTGTCCTTATTGCGGAGTAGGCTGTTCCTTTGAGGTCTGGACGAAGGAGAGGAAGATACTGAAAGTAGAACCTAAGCCTGAATCCCCAGCTAACGGGATCTTAACTTGCGTAAAGGGGAAGTTCGGTCTTGAATTCGTAAACAGTAGTGAAAGACTTACTAAACCGTTAATAAGGGAAGGAGACCACTTTAGAGAAGCTAGCTGGAGTGAGGCAATAGAACACATTGCAAAGAAGCTGAGGGAAATTAAGGAAAAGTACGGCCCGGACTCAATAGGCTTTATTGCGTCAGATAAGATGAGCAACGAGGAAGCTTATTTACTCCAGAAGTTAGCAAGGGCAGTAATAGGGACTAATAACGTTGATAATTCAGCTAGATATTGTCAATCTCCTGCTACCGTAGGTCTTTGGAGGACTGTAGGAATAGGAGCAGACTCAGGTACAATAAAGGACATCACAGAGTATTCCGACCTAATAATCATAGTAGGGCATAACACTACAGAAAGCCACCCAGTAATAGGGAGTAAAATAAAGAGGGCACAGAAAATAAGGGGAGCAAAAGTTGTGGTAATAGACGTTAGAAAGCACGAAATGGCTGAAAGGGCTGACTTATTCATAAGACCTAAGCCCGGGACTGATGCTGCAGTAATAGCCGGAGTTGTTAACTACATTATTAGCCAGAGTTGGGAGGATGAGAAATTCATAAAGGAGAGAGTAAAAGGGTTTGAAGAGTTCAAGGAATCAATAAAGGGTTTTACTCTAGATTACGTAGAAAGCATAAGCGGAGTTCCTAAGGAGCAGATAATCAAATTGGCTGAGATGATCCATGAAGCTAAAAGCGTTACGGCGCTCTGGGGAATGGGAGTTACGCAACACTTAGGAGGTGCAGACACTTCAACAATAATCTCCGATTTATTGCTAATAACAGGGAATTACGGAAAGCCAGGTAGTGGTGCATTTCCAATGAGGGGACATAATAACGTTCAAGGGGTGAGCGACTTCGGTTGTTTGCCGGTGTATCTTCCGGGATACCAGAAGTTCGATAAATTGAGTAAGTTCGAGGAAGCTTGGAAGGCAAAACTAAATCCTTCCCCCGGTTTGCAGATACCGCAAATGATTGAGGGAGTGCTGGAAGGCAAAACTCACGCGTTATATATTGTGGGAGAGGATACGGTAATGGTTGACTGCGGGACTCCTTTAACTAGGGAAGCCCTAGAAAAAGTTGATTTCTTAGTCGTTCAAGACATGTTCATGACAGAAACTGCAAAGCTGGCAGACGTAGTTTTGCCCGCAGCTGCAAGTCTGGAAAAAGACGGAACATTCGTGAATACTGAAAGGAGAATTCAGAGGTTCTACAAGGCTATGGATCCTCTAGGAGAGTCTAAGCCGGATTGGGAAATAATCCAAATGGTAGCAAACGCTTTAGGAGCAAATTGGAACTATAAGCATCCGTCCGAAATAATGGATGAGATTGCGAGAGTTTGCCCAATATTTGCAGGAGTTAACTACTCAAGGCTCGAAGAGTTTAGAAGTCTATTATGGCCTGTCGATGAAGTTGATACTCCGTTGTTATACACTAAAAGTTTTGCTACTGAGGACGGGAAAGCAATTCTTTACCCGATCGGCTGGAAGCCTCCTGCACTGAAGGACGAAGTCCATAAAATTACTGTGAACACTGGAAGAGTACTAGAGCACTTCCACGTAGGGAACATGACTAGAAGAGTAGAAGGACTGAGGAGAAGAGTGCCGGAAACTTTCGTGGAAATATCCAAGGAGCTAGCAGAGAAATACTCAATAAAGAATGGAGACCTAATACTGGTTAAGTCTAAGTTTGGAGGAGAGATAAAAGCTAAGGCACTAATAAGTGAAAGAGTATCAGGAGATGAAATATTCATCCCGCTTTATGCTTCAGAACCATCAAAGGGTGTAAACAACTTGACTGGAGTAGTTATAGATAAAGCGAGCGGTACTCCAGGTTATAAGGATACTCCGGTTATGATAGAAAAGGTAGAGGAAGGAAGAGGAACTGCTCCCCTACCTTCTGACAACTGGAGGTTCCACGTAAATGAGAGGAGAAAACAAATGGGAATAGAGGTAGATAAGAAATGGAAGAGGAAGGAGTTCAAACCGCTGACGAGTTAA
- a CDS encoding protein kinase — MPSIKPLMTQGIKSYKAKDYSSAYKFFEEALRVFPTSDEYSSEDGEYLYRDTMRWKGLTEIKLGKLDKAVSTLEDLANRLNYDSPEVVYFLALAKYYYSYFLPPTTSKISTLTSALNGLRTVYSETSEYKSNFITLMALIYTELKEPDEAMDLLRLSKASGLVLKIAWAHVQRFMKNFNTAIMEIDKLLKHEPNNIDALLEKSLILKDQGDYSQCLVILDKVLKLEPTNVIAKLFKAEVLELTGKKGEALSLYSQLDKTLYSPLVMLEIKKLSVSSSPVSRILTPVKLTSWDPKVWIGKTLSIYEVKEILGEGGNGYVLKATAPGGEEVAIKILKIYSGMPEEYFDTLVNEANSLSSLSSNPAIVKIYAVYVDKLVIKEIMSGNLKFYERDPPRIVMEFMKGGTLSELLRDDNFFYSSKWNKTVYRAISTVVGALYQMHTSGFVHMDIKPQNIFLTEKPNCPAELEKVNFKLGDLGSAVRVGDKVTQLTVEYVSPEAYLETARPYFDIFSLGMTMYVLLTRKTDRPDLQEMEEAFKCYQKGDFTCVKGMVTKAQEKLKFWDPNVPQEVKPLIKSMTDPSPLRRPASAEVQKYLMKI, encoded by the coding sequence ATGCCCTCAATAAAACCCTTGATGACGCAAGGGATAAAGAGTTACAAAGCAAAGGACTATTCTTCCGCTTATAAGTTCTTTGAAGAAGCATTGAGAGTTTTCCCAACAAGTGACGAATATTCGTCTGAAGATGGAGAATACCTCTACAGAGATACAATGAGGTGGAAGGGATTAACTGAGATCAAATTAGGAAAACTGGATAAAGCAGTTTCAACATTGGAGGACTTAGCAAATAGGTTAAATTACGATTCGCCTGAAGTAGTCTATTTTCTGGCTTTAGCTAAGTATTATTACTCTTATTTTCTCCCTCCCACGACTTCTAAGATAAGCACATTAACTTCAGCATTAAACGGACTGAGAACCGTTTATTCTGAAACAAGTGAATACAAGAGCAATTTCATAACGCTGATGGCTTTAATATACACTGAGCTTAAAGAGCCAGATGAGGCAATGGACTTACTTCGCTTAAGTAAAGCCTCTGGTCTAGTATTGAAGATAGCCTGGGCTCACGTACAAAGGTTTATGAAGAATTTCAATACAGCAATTATGGAGATAGATAAATTACTTAAGCATGAACCTAATAACATAGATGCATTACTGGAGAAGTCCTTAATTTTGAAGGATCAAGGAGATTATTCGCAATGTTTAGTCATTTTAGATAAAGTCTTAAAGCTGGAGCCTACCAACGTCATTGCCAAGCTATTTAAGGCTGAAGTCCTGGAGCTTACGGGAAAGAAAGGAGAGGCACTCTCCTTGTATTCCCAGCTCGATAAAACTCTTTACAGTCCTTTAGTTATGCTCGAGATCAAGAAGCTTTCAGTTTCTTCATCTCCCGTTTCAAGGATATTAACTCCTGTAAAGCTCACTAGTTGGGATCCTAAAGTATGGATAGGAAAGACCCTCTCAATATACGAAGTTAAGGAAATTTTAGGAGAAGGAGGTAACGGATACGTTTTAAAGGCTACGGCACCGGGAGGAGAAGAGGTTGCAATAAAAATTCTAAAGATCTACTCAGGGATGCCTGAGGAGTACTTTGATACATTAGTAAATGAGGCAAATAGTTTATCATCACTTTCAAGCAACCCTGCTATTGTTAAGATTTATGCGGTATACGTAGATAAGTTAGTTATAAAGGAGATTATGAGTGGTAACTTAAAGTTCTACGAGAGAGATCCTCCGAGGATTGTAATGGAGTTCATGAAAGGTGGTACGCTTTCCGAACTGCTAAGGGATGATAATTTCTTCTATTCATCTAAGTGGAATAAAACAGTTTACAGAGCCATATCTACAGTGGTGGGAGCACTTTACCAAATGCATACTTCTGGTTTCGTACATATGGATATTAAGCCTCAGAATATATTCCTCACAGAAAAGCCTAACTGTCCTGCAGAACTGGAGAAAGTTAACTTCAAGCTAGGAGATTTAGGTAGTGCAGTAAGGGTAGGAGATAAAGTAACTCAACTTACTGTGGAGTATGTAAGCCCGGAAGCTTACTTAGAGACTGCAAGGCCTTACTTTGATATATTCTCTTTAGGAATGACTATGTATGTTCTGCTGACTAGGAAAACTGATAGACCCGACTTACAGGAAATGGAAGAGGCTTTCAAATGTTATCAAAAAGGTGACTTTACTTGTGTAAAGGGTATGGTAACAAAAGCTCAGGAGAAGTTAAAGTTCTGGGATCCTAATGTACCGCAGGAAGTAAAACCCCTCATAAAGTCAATGACAGATCCTAGTCCATTAAGGAGACCTGCGTCAGCCGAGGTGCAGAAGTATTTAATGAAGATTTAA
- a CDS encoding PaREP1 family protein, with amino-acid sequence MESKIPTVEKNKDGYIRVRLLECLQELELSLLMLKEGFSRNSAGKAFIAWKAFISALVALNLDKMYRDEKEKEWYYKTGFLAPIKGLKGISQRLEELGYEVVDTTSTALTLHRYVYNGLYKGASDYADRDEAVNDILHLVNKTLALLKEYFKDRWNEEMEALYRKVEEELKDLTGKKSVT; translated from the coding sequence GTGGAATCCAAAATCCCTACGGTAGAAAAGAACAAGGACGGTTACATAAGGGTTAGGTTACTCGAGTGCCTGCAAGAGCTCGAATTATCATTATTAATGCTTAAAGAGGGCTTTAGCAGGAATTCTGCAGGTAAAGCGTTCATAGCGTGGAAGGCATTTATTAGTGCACTAGTCGCATTAAATCTGGACAAGATGTATAGAGACGAGAAAGAGAAGGAATGGTATTATAAGACCGGTTTTCTCGCCCCAATTAAGGGACTAAAGGGTATTTCACAAAGGCTTGAGGAATTGGGTTATGAAGTTGTAGACACGACTTCGACTGCTCTTACGTTACACCGTTACGTTTACAACGGGCTGTATAAAGGTGCAAGCGATTACGCTGACAGGGATGAGGCTGTAAATGACATTTTACATCTGGTTAATAAGACGCTGGCACTACTTAAAGAGTACTTTAAGGACAGGTGGAATGAGGAAATGGAAGCTCTTTATAGAAAGGTGGAGGAAGAGTTGAAAGATTTAACGGGCAAGAAGTCTGTTACTTAG
- a CDS encoding PQQ-like beta-propeller repeat protein, producing MKINKNSVIINSLIFIMLITLVTTVTVSYSNHPQTISYSSALLKVGNVTSVSMYKYPVDGEYLIGLGSMTMNSSGQEVYHALVVAVGSSGTKILYNISEPYSVYSVAICPKYFAVGLGTTQFNCTAILRVYSIVSGELLWCTKFPFNSQCAIDSVADIKILCNEVIAIANPEVYGYPYGNLSAFNASNGKLLWFYTIQNMSPEPEYMSISHMCVYNCYVVATAGNGVATGGWVFLFNLHNGKLLWINSSLGDPYAGPPVFSGNGKYIVISSSVIYAYSGVYVLTTCNASLVWSNTSYSPGGVMAAINYNGSLVAYTASGGLYIANCKGQILYSFIFPIDELTPVVMNCQGSVIAALPYNCRTLYIFSPNGNIANYTLPAIPCSIGPNPQSLVMSADGKVIAVGTQEGLAIFTTKIIPLNVKVTFQYKVIGQMPPYLPSITLTFPNGTTEVVKQGTYILPSGTAYTISNITENEVRWTSPDSRGILLFNGTTIIPLYEQLKVNFSYVVKGVGNGEPTISYYYFGTNTSAKPGVYWADYNSTYYYAKCLPGSNDEVRWISYNWTGRVLSNTVTVTYYTQDYVNVISNIPVYAKMNGVTTELKSSWFNYSTTIQIINSTYYVNKMERYVIVSITPSSLITVTSPETIHVHTVLQYYVTVTPNITLNALVNGTSSTFSSGWYNAGTNVYLKTGIIPISAGERLLVTSITPQSFTVNLPTTVKVTAVTQYLVTINGASSWYNAGCKITLTASVPFYEIGTFKGTYNVPPGTTITVNQAITETLVESLNPLFIILIVIIIVAIVLAVVLATRRRR from the coding sequence ATGAAGATAAATAAAAATAGTGTTATAATAAACAGTTTAATTTTTATAATGTTAATAACTTTGGTAACAACAGTAACTGTAAGTTATTCTAACCATCCGCAGACAATTTCCTATTCGTCTGCTTTATTGAAAGTAGGCAATGTAACTTCAGTATCAATGTACAAGTATCCAGTAGATGGAGAATACTTAATAGGTTTAGGTAGCATGACCATGAATAGTAGCGGCCAAGAAGTATACCATGCTCTTGTTGTAGCAGTGGGCAGCAGCGGTACTAAAATTCTTTATAACATCAGTGAACCTTACTCAGTCTACTCTGTAGCCATATGTCCAAAATACTTTGCAGTAGGTTTAGGAACAACTCAGTTTAATTGCACGGCAATATTAAGAGTCTATTCCATAGTTTCTGGAGAACTACTATGGTGCACGAAGTTTCCATTCAATAGCCAATGTGCTATCGATTCTGTAGCTGATATAAAAATCTTGTGTAATGAGGTAATTGCTATCGCAAATCCTGAAGTCTATGGATACCCATATGGTAACCTATCTGCTTTCAACGCATCTAACGGTAAATTACTATGGTTCTACACTATCCAAAATATGTCTCCTGAGCCAGAATACATGAGCATCAGCCATATGTGCGTTTACAACTGCTATGTAGTTGCAACTGCTGGAAACGGAGTCGCTACCGGTGGATGGGTATTTTTATTTAATTTACACAATGGTAAACTATTGTGGATAAATAGTAGCTTAGGAGACCCTTATGCTGGTCCTCCAGTATTCAGCGGTAATGGCAAATACATTGTTATAAGTAGTTCCGTAATATATGCCTACTCTGGAGTTTATGTCCTAACCACTTGCAATGCATCGTTAGTTTGGTCTAACACATCCTATAGTCCTGGGGGTGTAATGGCGGCTATAAACTATAATGGATCTTTAGTCGCTTATACAGCAAGCGGCGGACTATATATTGCAAATTGCAAGGGACAAATCCTTTATAGCTTTATTTTCCCTATAGATGAGCTTACTCCAGTGGTAATGAACTGCCAAGGTAGTGTCATAGCAGCATTACCTTACAACTGTAGAACGCTGTATATTTTCTCCCCTAACGGCAATATTGCAAACTACACTTTACCAGCAATCCCATGCAGTATAGGTCCTAATCCACAATCATTAGTAATGAGCGCAGACGGTAAAGTTATTGCAGTAGGTACTCAGGAAGGTCTTGCAATATTTACTACAAAAATTATACCATTAAACGTTAAGGTCACGTTCCAGTACAAGGTAATAGGTCAAATGCCTCCTTACTTACCGAGCATAACTTTAACCTTCCCCAACGGTACTACTGAGGTCGTAAAACAAGGTACATACATACTTCCTTCAGGAACTGCTTATACAATCTCCAATATTACTGAAAATGAAGTAAGGTGGACTTCACCAGATAGTAGAGGAATTTTATTATTCAACGGAACGACGATAATACCTTTGTACGAACAATTAAAGGTAAACTTCAGTTATGTAGTAAAAGGAGTAGGTAACGGAGAGCCGACAATAAGTTACTACTACTTCGGTACTAATACTTCAGCAAAGCCCGGAGTATATTGGGCTGACTATAATTCCACTTACTATTATGCAAAGTGCTTGCCAGGCTCTAATGACGAAGTTAGGTGGATATCTTATAATTGGACGGGAAGAGTCCTATCAAATACCGTAACTGTAACTTATTATACTCAAGATTACGTTAACGTAATATCTAATATTCCAGTATATGCAAAAATGAACGGAGTTACTACAGAACTTAAATCATCTTGGTTTAATTATTCCACTACAATCCAGATAATAAATTCAACCTACTACGTGAACAAAATGGAAAGATATGTAATAGTATCAATAACCCCTTCATCGTTAATTACAGTAACTTCCCCTGAAACAATCCACGTACATACAGTACTACAGTACTACGTGACTGTTACTCCTAATATAACATTAAACGCTCTCGTAAACGGCACATCTTCAACGTTTAGCAGCGGTTGGTATAATGCTGGCACTAACGTGTACCTAAAAACTGGGATTATACCAATATCTGCCGGTGAAAGACTCCTAGTAACCTCTATAACGCCACAGAGCTTTACTGTAAATTTGCCTACTACAGTTAAAGTTACTGCTGTAACCCAATATCTAGTAACAATAAATGGAGCATCATCGTGGTATAACGCTGGGTGTAAAATAACATTAACGGCATCAGTTCCATTCTACGAGATAGGGACTTTTAAGGGAACGTATAATGTTCCACCGGGAACTACAATAACAGTAAACCAAGCTATAACAGAGACGCTAGTGGAAAGTCTGAACCCACTATTCATAATCCTTATAGTAATTATTATAGTAGCAATAGTTCTAGCAGTGGTCCTAGCTACTAGAAGGAGAAGGTAA
- a CDS encoding nucleotidyltransferase domain-containing protein yields MEGSVCQARSREVEEVYVFGSVITGKITGGSDIDVIVVIKRGEDRNKALIDFIDEVESKLGEEASYLFDVKIIYDDEKGLPPYRSFLKNAIRVK; encoded by the coding sequence TTGGAGGGAAGCGTTTGCCAAGCTCGATCTAGAGAGGTTGAGGAAGTTTACGTTTTCGGTTCCGTAATAACAGGGAAGATAACCGGGGGTAGCGATATCGACGTCATCGTTGTCATTAAGCGTGGTGAGGACAGGAATAAGGCATTAATAGACTTTATAGACGAGGTAGAAAGTAAATTAGGGGAGGAGGCTTCATATTTATTTGACGTTAAAATAATATATGATGACGAAAAGGGGCTACCGCCTTACAGATCATTTCTGAAGAATGCGATAAGAGTTAAGTAA
- a CDS encoding HEPN domain-containing protein — protein MKKTRQAISFNIYPVYDYLCHTKSLIRGAKDYLRASELLFQQRFYEASALNSEVSAQLSLKGLLYKLGVEPPRTHRIRELLSLVYTRLGDERIRDFTRDNREKLIILENIRGKSQYGLPPEDEAEIALIITREILKIVESLWNL, from the coding sequence GTGAAGAAGACACGTCAGGCAATAAGCTTTAATATTTACCCGGTTTACGACTACCTATGTCATACGAAATCGCTGATAAGGGGGGCAAAGGATTATTTGAGGGCTTCAGAGCTGTTATTCCAGCAAAGATTTTATGAGGCTTCAGCGTTAAATAGTGAAGTTTCTGCGCAATTGTCTTTAAAAGGACTACTTTATAAGCTTGGGGTAGAACCTCCTAGGACTCACAGAATTAGGGAATTACTTTCTTTAGTCTACACTAGGCTTGGAGATGAAAGAATAAGGGACTTTACAAGGGATAATAGGGAGAAACTTATCATCTTGGAGAACATTAGAGGAAAGTCACAATACGGTTTACCACCAGAAGACGAGGCGGAAATAGCTTTAATTATAACAAGGGAAATATTAAAAATTGTGGAATCGTTATGGAACCTCTAA
- a CDS encoding ERAP1-like C-terminal domain-containing protein, protein MTLIFNRTIKLQEANFVVSSLSRNPYVREEVCNYIKGNYDMIKQFLLTVAGTIGLFSIIRGPMVMCGVDKPEDTIEFLEKIKTNEIARGIDIAKEYITVYNRMKNLA, encoded by the coding sequence GTGACGCTGATATTTAATAGGACTATAAAATTACAAGAAGCGAATTTTGTCGTAAGCTCGCTGTCTCGTAACCCATACGTTAGGGAGGAAGTATGCAATTACATAAAAGGTAATTACGATATGATAAAACAGTTCTTATTAACCGTTGCCGGGACAATTGGTCTGTTCAGTATTATAAGGGGACCTATGGTGATGTGCGGTGTTGACAAGCCGGAGGATACAATAGAGTTCCTCGAGAAGATAAAGACCAATGAAATAGCCAGGGGAATAGATATTGCAAAGGAATATATAACGGTGTATAATAGGATGAAGAATTTAGCTTAG
- a CDS encoding serine/threonine-protein kinase — MSVGSFASFVYALVSASYPKFWVPFLLLLPLTVVYWSAKGEIHQKDTVDFIVITVLLLAPFPFVALNTGSLLGVLLYLFAMALLFIGIVSKFRKKDSTWFFVASGLITYFAPIALYFQLRDSVSDATSFLNAYDLFFYGSLALLFYLPFLLTEDSDVAVLFTPILLGITAGLLAYSKTTTYFAAIDPWLIVAVALPNSPAVGDIFALGGYTWPTLQWQAQQPTSQVKFIIKGLPLGVKAVVEVGNAKYYGDSLIQCQDYGNWMAFPVKVGQSVYYPNPGSGYANPMDIITVNYVLVIQQTAQPSQTFTYSPSRALSKSSFDPDALLNRRLGVYKVKSIIGSGGFGYVYLGKMGGEHYAIKVLKVDKGDPVTYFRELFNEANNLVDLSNHPNIVKVYAVNVDLNVIKMALSGDFSAYYADPPRIVMEYMGGGSLDEYLLDDKFFYSLNWERAVKRAVKQVAEALAHIHGRGYVHSDVKPQNIFLTERPGDSSELPTVNFKLGDLGSAIRSGKDISQVTIEYYPPEVFRCKASPSMDVFALGTTLYVLLTRKTDRPDLQAMTEAFDCYINNDMNCVNNKVDEARRLLASWDPQVPEPYKGLIKAMVNPDPMKRSTALEVANKLK, encoded by the coding sequence GTGAGCGTAGGGTCTTTTGCGTCCTTTGTTTACGCCCTCGTATCTGCCAGCTACCCCAAGTTCTGGGTACCGTTCCTCCTCTTATTACCCCTTACAGTAGTATACTGGTCGGCAAAAGGTGAAATACACCAAAAAGACACAGTCGACTTTATTGTCATCACTGTCCTCCTCTTGGCCCCGTTTCCCTTTGTTGCCCTGAACACTGGCTCACTGCTAGGCGTTTTGCTGTATCTTTTTGCCATGGCCCTCCTATTTATTGGGATAGTGTCAAAATTTAGGAAGAAGGACTCCACGTGGTTCTTCGTAGCTTCCGGGCTTATAACCTACTTCGCCCCTATAGCCCTCTACTTTCAGCTCAGGGATTCAGTAAGTGATGCGACCTCTTTCCTTAACGCGTACGACCTCTTCTTTTACGGCTCCCTTGCACTGCTCTTTTACCTCCCGTTCCTCCTCACTGAAGATTCGGACGTAGCCGTCTTGTTTACACCGATACTCTTGGGCATAACAGCAGGCCTCCTGGCGTATTCCAAAACGACTACCTATTTTGCAGCTATAGACCCTTGGCTCATAGTCGCGGTAGCCCTCCCCAATAGCCCGGCGGTAGGGGACATCTTTGCCCTAGGTGGTTATACATGGCCAACACTGCAGTGGCAGGCCCAACAGCCCACTTCACAAGTCAAGTTTATAATCAAAGGGCTACCGCTGGGGGTTAAAGCAGTAGTAGAAGTGGGCAATGCAAAGTACTACGGCGACTCGCTAATTCAATGCCAAGACTATGGGAATTGGATGGCTTTCCCAGTAAAAGTAGGGCAGTCCGTTTATTACCCTAACCCGGGCTCGGGTTACGCAAACCCAATGGACATAATAACGGTAAACTATGTATTAGTTATCCAACAAACCGCTCAGCCATCTCAGACCTTCACCTATTCCCCATCAAGGGCATTGAGCAAGTCCAGCTTTGACCCGGATGCATTGCTCAACAGGAGGCTTGGGGTGTATAAAGTTAAGTCTATAATAGGTAGCGGGGGGTTCGGTTACGTTTACTTAGGAAAGATGGGAGGGGAACACTACGCAATAAAAGTACTTAAAGTAGACAAAGGCGACCCGGTGACGTACTTCCGAGAGCTCTTCAATGAAGCTAACAACCTCGTAGACTTATCCAACCACCCAAATATAGTTAAGGTCTACGCGGTTAACGTAGACTTGAACGTAATAAAAATGGCGTTAAGTGGGGACTTCTCGGCTTACTACGCCGACCCCCCTAGGATAGTCATGGAGTACATGGGGGGTGGGAGTCTCGACGAGTACTTGCTCGATGATAAGTTCTTCTACTCCTTAAACTGGGAAAGAGCTGTTAAGAGGGCAGTGAAGCAAGTCGCAGAAGCACTAGCCCACATCCACGGTAGGGGGTACGTGCATTCAGACGTAAAACCCCAGAACATATTCTTAACTGAGAGACCCGGGGACTCCTCTGAGTTGCCTACAGTTAACTTCAAGTTAGGGGATTTAGGTAGTGCAATCAGGTCCGGGAAGGATATAAGCCAAGTGACTATAGAGTACTACCCCCCGGAGGTGTTCAGGTGCAAAGCGTCGCCCTCAATGGACGTCTTCGCTTTAGGTACGACATTATACGTATTGTTAACCAGGAAGACCGATAGGCCCGATTTACAAGCAATGACCGAAGCCTTCGACTGCTATATAAATAACGACATGAACTGTGTGAATAACAAAGTTGACGAAGCGAGGCGTTTACTGGCGTCTTGGGACCCACAAGTCCCAGAGCCATATAAGGGCTTGATAAAGGCAATGGTTAACCCAGATCCCATGAAGAGGTCTACAGCACTGGAGGTCGCTAACAAGCTAAAGTAA